The Pseudomonas sp. KU26590 genomic sequence GTGCTGATGGCGCAGCGCCCGGAAATAAAGGGCGTGCGGGCCGACACCATTCGCCTGCTGCGCGAGCACCGCTACCTGATCAACGACGATTTCCGCAACGATATCCGCAACACCAGCCTGTTCATCGAGCTGTTCAAGTGCGAAATCGGCATCCATCGCAATCTGCGGCGGATGAACCGTTACGGCATTCTCGGGCTGTACCTGCCGGAGTTCGGCCACATCGTCGGGCAGATGCAGCACGACCTGTTCCATATCTACACGGTCGACGCCCATACCCTGAACCTGATCAAGCACCTGCGTAAGCTGCAATACACGCAGGTGTCAGAGAAATTCCCGCTGGCCAGCAAGCTCATGGCCAGACTGCCCAAGCCGGAGCTTATTTATCTGGCCGGGCTGTATCACGACATCGGCAAGGGCCGCGGCGGCGATCACTCGGAACTGGGCGCGATCGATGCCGAAGCGTTTGGCATTCGCCATCACCTGCCCCACTGGGACACTCAGCTGATTGTCTGGCTGGTGCAGAACCATCTGGTCATGTCGACCACTGCCCAGCGCAAGGACTTGTCCGACCCGCAGGTGATTCACGACTTCGCCCAGTTCGTTGGCGATGAAGTGCATCTGGACTACCTCTACGTGCTGACCATCGCCGACATCAACGCAACCAACCCGACGCTGTGGAACTCCTGGCGCGCCAGCCTGTTGCGCCAGCTGTACACCGAGACCAAGCGCGCGCTCAAGCGTGGGCTGGAGAACCCGGTCGACCGCGAAGAGCAAATCCGGCGCACGCAGACCGCTGCGCTGGACATCCTGGTGCGCAGCGGCACCGACCCCGATGACGTCGAGCAATTGTGGTCGCAGCTGGGTGATGATTATTTCCTGCGTCACACCGCAGGCGACGTGGCCTGGCACAGCGATGCGATTTTGCAGCAACCAGCCGACGGCGGCCCGTTGGTGCTGATCAAGGAAACCACCCAGCGCGAGTTCGAAGGCGGCACGCAGATCTTCATTTATGCGCCCGACCAGCATGACTTTTTCGCCGTGACCGTGGCGGCGATGGACCAGCTGAACCTGAACATTCACGACGCCCGGGTGATCACCTCCACCAGCCAGTTCACCCTCGACACCTACATTGTGCTCGACAGTGAAGGCGGTTCGATCGGCGAAAATCCGGAGCGGATCAAGGCCATTCGCGAAGGCCTGACCGAAGCGCTGCGCAACCCCGACGATTACCCGACGATCATCAAACGCCGGGTACCGCGCCAGCTCAAGCACTTTGCCTTTGCACCCGTGGTGACCATTTCCAACGACGCACAGCGGCCGGTCACGGTGCTGGAGCTCAGTGCGCCGGATCGCCCCGGGCTGCTGGCTCGACTGGGCAAGATCTTCCTGGAGTTCGATCTGTC encodes the following:
- a CDS encoding [protein-PII] uridylyltransferase — translated: MPQVDPDLFDRGQFQAELALKASPIPAFKKAIRQAREVLDGRFKSGREIRRLIEDRAWFVDNILQQAWDQFDWSEDADIALLAVGGYGRGELHPYSDIDLLILLDSADHEVFRDSIERFLTLLWDIGLEVGQSVRSVDECVTEARADLTVITNLMESRTIAGPERLRQRMLAVTSTREMWPSKEFFLAKRAEQKNRHHKYFDTEYNLEPNVKGSPGGLRDIQTILWVARRQYGTLNLHALADEGFLLESENALLASSQEFLWKVRYALHMLAGRSEDRLLFDYQTSIARLLGYEDSDAKLAIERFMKKYYRVVMSIAQLSDLIIQHFEEVILADDEGTVTETINSRFQLHDGYIEATHPNVFKRTPFAMIEIFVLMAQRPEIKGVRADTIRLLREHRYLINDDFRNDIRNTSLFIELFKCEIGIHRNLRRMNRYGILGLYLPEFGHIVGQMQHDLFHIYTVDAHTLNLIKHLRKLQYTQVSEKFPLASKLMARLPKPELIYLAGLYHDIGKGRGGDHSELGAIDAEAFGIRHHLPHWDTQLIVWLVQNHLVMSTTAQRKDLSDPQVIHDFAQFVGDEVHLDYLYVLTIADINATNPTLWNSWRASLLRQLYTETKRALKRGLENPVDREEQIRRTQTAALDILVRSGTDPDDVEQLWSQLGDDYFLRHTAGDVAWHSDAILQQPADGGPLVLIKETTQREFEGGTQIFIYAPDQHDFFAVTVAAMDQLNLNIHDARVITSTSQFTLDTYIVLDSEGGSIGENPERIKAIREGLTEALRNPDDYPTIIKRRVPRQLKHFAFAPVVTISNDAQRPVTVLELSAPDRPGLLARLGKIFLEFDLSLQNAKIATLGERVEDVFFLTDENHQPLSDPQLCRRLQDEIVEQLSVNPEPGSEMRISI